The following coding sequences are from one Triticum dicoccoides isolate Atlit2015 ecotype Zavitan chromosome 4A, WEW_v2.0, whole genome shotgun sequence window:
- the LOC119287948 gene encoding arginine decarboxylase 1 produces the protein MPALAVDAAAPVAHAFPACGDASPRFAAAPLLGPAVAVAAAAAADKPEMAAWSADLSSALYNVDGWGAPYFFVNDDGDVAVRPHGAATLPGQEIDLAKVVARAAGARAGGGLGLALPLLVRFPDVLRHRVETLNAAFAYAVRSTGYAGRYQGVYPVKCNQDRYVVEDIVEFGAPFGFGLEAGSKPELLLTMSCLVARGSPDALLICNGYKDLEYVSLALIARTMGLNTVIVLEQEEELDIVVEASRRLNIRPVVGMRAKLRTKHAGHFGATSGEKGKFGLNAAQILSVVAKLKALAMLDCLQLLHFHIGSQIPTTALLADGVGEAAQIYCELARLGAAMRVIDVGGGLGIDYDGTHSAQTDMSVAYSLEEYAAAVVAAVGRVCDRKGVQHPVICSESGRALVSHHSVLIFEAFSATAPASNMMDPATAYLLDELTDDCRSDYRNLMASAVRGDFDTCGLYADQLKRRCAEQFKEGVLGLEHLAAVDGLCEIVARGMGAAEGPRRYHINLSVFTSLPDMWAIEQLFPIIPIQRLQERPAVDGVLSDLTCDSDGKVDQFIGGRSSLPLHELPTHGTRGYYLGMFLGGAYQEALGGLHNLFGGPSVVRVSQSDGPHCFAVTRAAPGPSCADVLRAMQHEPEVMFEVLKQRTTDDGATAAALARAFGSMPYLSFDAEEASAMSGAESSGMSSDSEGSAAGAAEDDDEEWEFMRGLTV, from the coding sequence ATGCCTGCGCTCGCTGTCGACGCTGCCGCCCCCGTGGCCCACGCCTTCCCCGCGTGCGGCGACGCCTCGCCGCGCTTCGCGGCCGCGCCACTGCTGGGCCCCGCCGTCGCCGTAGCCGCGGCCGCTGCTGCCGACAAGCCCGAGATGGCCGCCTGGTCGGCCGACCTCTCGTCGGCGCTCTACAACGTCGACGGCTGGGGCGCGCCCTACTTCTTCGTCAACGACGACGGCGACGTCGCGGTGCGCCCGCACGGCGCCGCCACGCTCCCCGGCCAGGAGATCGACCTCGCCAAGGTCGTCGCCCGGGCGGCCGGCGCGCGCGCCGGCGGCGGGCTCGGCCTCGCGCTGCCGCTGCTCGTGCGCTTCCCCGACGTGCTGCGCCACCGCGTCGAGACCCTCAACGCCGCCTTCGCCTACGCCGTGCGCTCCACGGGCTACGCCGGGCGGTACCAGGGCGTCTACCCCGTCAAGTGCAACCAGGACCGGTACGTGGTCGAGGACATCGTCGAGTTCGGCGCGCCCTTCGGGTTCGGCCTCGAGGCCGGCTCCAAGCCCGAGCTGCTGCTCACCATGAGCTGCCTCGTCGCCCGCGGCAGCCCTGACGCCCTGCTCATCTGCAACGGCTACAAGGACCTCGAGTACGTCTCGCTCGCGCTCATCGCCCGCACCATGGGCCTCAACACCGTCATCGTGCTCGAGCAGGAGGAGGAGCTCGACATTGTCGTCGAGGCCAGCCGCCGCCTCAACATCCGCCCGGTGGTCGGCATGCGCGCCAAGCTGCGCACCAAGCACGCCGGCCACTTCGGCGCCACCTCCGGCGAGAAGGGCAAGTTCGGCCTCAACGCCGCGCAGATTCTCTCCGTGGTGGCCAAGCTCAAGGCCCTCGCCATGCTCGACTGCCTCCAGCTCCTGCACTTCCACATTGGCTCCCAGATCCCCACCACCGCCCTGCTCGCCGACGGCGTTGGCGAGGCCGCGCAGATCTACTGCGAGCTCGCCCGCCTCGGCGCGGCCATGCGCGTCATTGACGTCGGCGGCGGCCTCGGCATCGACTACGACGGGACGCACTCGGCGCAGACCGACATGTCGGTGGCCTACAGCCTGGAGGAGTACGCGGCGGCCGTGGTCGCCGCCGTCGGCCGCGTCTGCGACCGCAAGGGCGTGCAGCACCCTGTCATCTGCAGCGAGAGCGGCCGCGCGCTGGTGTCGCACCACTCGGTCCTCATCTTCGAGGCCTTCTCCGCGACGGCGCCGGCTTCCAACATGATGGACCCGGCCACCGCCTACCTGCTCGACGAGCTCACCGACGACTGCCGCAGCGACTACCGCAACCTCATGGCCTCCGCCGTGCGCGGCGACTTCGACACCTGCGGCCTGTACGCCGACCAGCTGAAGCGGCGCTGCGCCGAGCAGTTCAAGGAGGGGGTCCTCGGGCTGGAGCACCTCGCCGCCGTGGACGGGCTCTGCGAGATCGTCGCCCGCGGCATGGGCGCGGCGGAGGGGCCGCGCAGGTACCACATCAACCTGTCGGTGTTCACCTCGCTGCCGGACATGTGGGCCATCGAGCAGCTCTTCCCCATCATCCCCATCCAGCGCCTCCAGGAGCGGCCCGCCGTGGACGGCGTGCTCTCGGACCTGACCTGCGACAGCGACGGCAAGGTGGACCAGTTCATCGGCGGCAGGAGCAGCCTCCCCCTGCACGAGCTCCCGACCCACGGCACCCGCGGCTACTACCTGGGCATGTTCCTGGGCGGCGCCTACCAGGAGGCGCTGGGCGGCCTGCACAACCTGTTCGGCGGGCCGAGCGTGGTGCGCGTCTCCCAGAGCGACGGGCCACACTGCTTCGCCGTGACGCGCGCCGCGCCAGGCCCGTCGTGCGCCGACGTGCTCCGCGCCATGCAGCACGAGCCGGAGGTGATGTTCGAGGTGCTCAAGCAGAGGACCACCGACGACGGCGCCACCGCCGCGGCGCTCGCCAGGGCGTTCGGGTCAATGCCGTACCTGTCGTTCGACGCCGAGGAGGCCTCGGCCATGAGCGGCGCGGAGTCGAGCGGCATGAGCAGCGACTCGGAGGGGTCGGCTGCCGGCGCCgccgaggatgatgacgaggagtGGGAGTTCATGCGTGGGCTCACCGTGTGA